From Candidatus Palauibacter scopulicola, one genomic window encodes:
- a CDS encoding glycogen/starch synthase, translating into MHLVAEYWPYARTGGLAEAVRGIATFQAAQGTPVTVFMPLYRSVREAFPDLEPIADSFRVRVGRRVEEVRILQHPGPRRNPRVLFVDHPGCFDREGIYGEGGTDYADNPRRFALYNLAALRILPELANVPVVVHAHDWHAALAPVFLRTRFGGREAHDRMAAVLSIHNAGYQGLQRPEVLDELGLPRELFHWRLMEFHGHLNLLKGGLVFADYATTVSPTHAHELRTADGGFGLHGSFIEMGDRFLGILNGVDLEVWNPETDPEIAATFSSADLAGKAVCKRALQREYSLTEAPGVPLYGMTARLVAQKGLDLLIDGGPLERAEGQFIFLGQGEERYETALRELAARHPDRIAVDTEFAEAKEHRLLAGIDLLLMPSLYEPCGLTQMRAQLYGVLPVARRVGGLADTIEDQVTGFLFDGYTPEDLEVALGRAAALYAGSREAWNEHAVEAMTRDFGWAGSAGRYLDVYRRALAAHAPDD; encoded by the coding sequence CCGCTCTACCGGTCGGTGCGCGAGGCCTTTCCCGACCTGGAGCCGATTGCGGACAGCTTCCGCGTGCGCGTGGGGCGCCGGGTGGAGGAGGTCCGGATTCTCCAGCACCCGGGCCCGCGCCGGAATCCGCGCGTGCTCTTCGTCGACCACCCCGGGTGTTTCGACCGGGAGGGGATCTACGGGGAGGGCGGGACGGACTACGCGGACAACCCGCGGCGCTTCGCGCTCTACAACCTGGCGGCGCTCCGGATTCTGCCGGAACTCGCCAACGTGCCCGTCGTCGTCCACGCGCACGACTGGCACGCGGCGCTTGCCCCCGTCTTCCTGCGCACGCGGTTCGGGGGGCGCGAGGCGCACGACCGCATGGCGGCCGTCCTCTCCATCCACAACGCGGGCTACCAGGGACTTCAGCGGCCCGAGGTGCTCGACGAGCTGGGGCTGCCGCGCGAGCTGTTCCACTGGCGGCTCATGGAGTTCCATGGCCACCTGAACCTGCTCAAGGGGGGCCTCGTGTTCGCGGACTACGCGACGACCGTGAGTCCCACGCACGCGCACGAGCTTCGCACGGCCGACGGCGGGTTCGGGCTCCACGGCTCGTTCATCGAGATGGGCGACCGCTTCCTGGGGATCCTGAACGGCGTCGACCTGGAGGTCTGGAATCCGGAGACGGACCCGGAGATCGCCGCCACCTTCTCGAGCGCGGACCTGGCCGGGAAGGCCGTGTGCAAGCGGGCGCTGCAACGGGAGTACTCGCTGACGGAGGCGCCGGGCGTACCGCTGTACGGGATGACCGCGCGGCTCGTCGCTCAGAAGGGGCTCGACCTCCTCATCGACGGCGGGCCGCTGGAGCGGGCCGAAGGGCAGTTCATCTTTCTCGGCCAGGGAGAGGAACGGTACGAAACGGCGCTGCGCGAGTTGGCCGCGCGGCATCCGGACCGGATCGCCGTGGACACCGAGTTCGCCGAGGCCAAGGAGCACCGGCTCCTGGCGGGCATCGACCTCCTCCTGATGCCGTCGCTCTACGAACCGTGCGGTCTCACGCAGATGCGGGCGCAGCTCTACGGCGTGCTCCCGGTCGCCCGGCGCGTGGGGGGGCTCGCGGACACGATCGAGGACCAGGTCACGGGCTTCCTGTTCGACGGCTACACGCCGGAAGACCTCGAGGTCGCGCTCGGGCGGGCCGCCGCGCTGTATGCGGGGAGTCGGGAGGCGTGGAACGAGCACGCGGTGGAGGCGATGACCCGTGACTTCGGCTGGGCGGGCAGCGCCGGCCGCTACCTGGACGTGTACCGGCGGGCGCTCGCCGCGCACGCGCCGGACGACTGA